ATACGAAGGACCAAAATAGATTATATACCATGATATTGCATGCATAAACTGCTGTGACATATATTCTCAACAATGTACAAGGAACAAATAAGAATGGAAATAAGAATGAATGAAGTTAATGATACCAGAATATATTATATTAGGGCTGAGCCTGAACGGAGGGCCAAGATGCACGTTAGCAGCTTAGCTTAGCActgtggggagagagagagggagagaaaggttTCTTTGCCCATCAAAAAACGAGAGAAAACACGAGAGGGGTTTCTTTTTATCCCCGAAGTGCAGGGAAGAAGGGCTTCTGAGTCCCTGAACGAGTTCCCGGCGAGCACCTTCTTTGTTGCCTCCGGCCTTTGGGCCCTTGGTATCATCGTTGCCCGCGTTCAGTCCCACTCTTTCCCGTCATTTGCCGCATTGCTGGCCACCGCCATAGCGATGCCACCAAAGAGGAAATCCGCCACCACCCCGAGCCCGAGGGTCGCAACGCGGGCTTCAACCAGATCCTCCGCCAGGAGGCAGAAGACGTCGCCGGCCGTGCCCCCGCCGGAGGAAGAGTCTCCCAAGATCGTCCCACTCTCCCCAGAGGCGGCCGAAAATCCGTCCCAACAATCGGCCACGCCGCCAAGGCAACCGCCTTCTTCCGAGCAACCCGACGTTGCCATCTGCGAAGTAACACCTCAGCCTAAGCAGTCGGAGGATGTCTCCCCGCTAGCTCAGCATGGTATTCACCTATGGCtgtgcgtgcgtgcgtgcgtgcgtgcgtgtgtgtgtgtgtgtctgtgtgtgatAATCTTGTTTAGTTTTCGTCCCAGGTCTAGAAGAGGCGGAGCCGATTGAGGTGGTGAAACCCCAACCCGAAGCCGTTGGAGCTGCACAAGAGGTCGTTCTTGAAACTGTGGTTGTGGAAACAAAAATGGAAATTGTAGTAGAAGGAAATGAGGGAGGTCATGAACTGGGAAGCGTTAATCAGGACGAAGAAGAAGTTAAAGAAGGGACTAGAGAAGCTCAGCAGGAGGGAGATGGGAAGATGGAAGTAGAACAAGTGCAAGCGCAAGGCGAGAATAACGAAAGAGAAGAGACCCAAGGAGAAGTTGGGAATAGAGAAGAAGAGGCTGAAAATGATGGTATTGAAGATGTCGAGGTTGAAAGAGAGGGTAGGGATGGAGAAGTGGATGCTCAAGAAAAAGGGGCGGATGTTGAAGTAGAGTTTCAAGAAGAAGGTGGATATAAGGAAGCACAACAGGTCCGAGGAGAGgatgagaagaaagaagcagAAGAGGTTGAAGGCGGGGTTGGAAATACAGAAGCAGAAGAGGTTCATGGAGAGGAAGGAAATGAAGAGACAGAAAAGGTTAAAGCTGTagatagaaatgaagaagaaaatgaagaagcgGCTAACAAAAGAGGACATGGGAATGGAGAAGTAGGGTTTGAGGAAAAAGCGGGGGGAGAAGAAGCAGTTGAAATGGACGGTGGGCAAGGAGAAGTAGATGGAGGAGAGGAAGCAGGTGTTGCTGAAGCAGGAGGAGGGACGGGTGGAGAAGAAGCGGTTGAAGGGGAGGGTGGGCATGGAGAAGAGGAAGCAGGTGATGCTGAAGCTGGAGAAcgggaaggggagagagaggccGATGAAGCACCAGTGCCAATCGAGGACCGGAAGAAGCAGAAGGAGTATGAGGTATTCATTGGAGGACTTGACAAGGATGTGGTTGAAGATGACTTGAGGAAAGTCTTTTCCGACGTTGGGGAGGTTGTCGAGGTCCggttggtgaagaaatctcaGTCCCAAAAGAACAAAGGTTTCGCCTTCGTGAGATTTGCTACTGTTGAACAAGCTAAAAAAGCAACAACTGAACTCAAGTCCCTTAAggttttttttcccctttgattTGCCGTTTATACTAAATATATACTCCTATGTTAACATCGATAGACTAACTTGTACTATTTAACATTTGTCATTCTTAGATTCTAAGGCGGATGTTATTTGCTAAATGTTGGTCTGCATTTTGTTACTAATACTTACAAAATGATCTCTAGAAGCTTATATCCAATGAGTATGGCTCGAGGATTTATCAATCGATCTATTTATCTTGATTAAAACATTTGATCCTTGGCTGTAGTTTACTGCTTGTGTTCCTTTGTCTTAATCTTGACAAAGATGCAATCTAGTCTAAGGGTAGCAAAAGGGAAAAGTGCGTGGAAAAGGATTCCTCTTGGTCACAGTAGTCAGTAACAACTAAGATACATATCATGCAGGCGTTCTATCTCCTTTTTACAGCTGTCCTCAAATAATATGTACTAGGTTATCGATGAACTCTACTAACTACTGTggtttatattttcttccatgTCAGTTTCTCCCCATGTTAATTGCTGTTTCTTGCCTCTCCTGTTTCACGTAGTCTTATCATGTGTCTattacattatttattttccctggaaaactatatatgcatatgtatgctttccttcaagaaagaaaaacaagaaaaatggatGACTGCGTATGAAAAGTATGTGTTACTGTTATCTAGTCCTCGTCTAGTTCACACCTGCAATTGGTGATCAAGAACAGCAGTTTCTTCTTTATACTGTTTTGGTTATGGTTCTAGTTCTCGGCACTAGGTTGGCAGGGGGTTGTTCTGTTAGGTTCAACTTCagtttgtcatatatatatatttatctattttttgcttcttcactAATAGTCTTAAAAACTTAAACGTACTATGTCATGTCTTTGCTTATCAACATGTAGATAGATGCTATGCCTTGTTCTGCTCTATACCCCAAGTCTCTGTTTGTTCGAATGAGCATAATTTGGTGACTCCCACTGTCATACATGAAAATGTACAATGTTTGGAGTTGACAGCCAGCATTCTTGAATGAAATCAGATAGAAATAATATATCTAACATGAACCTATTATACAGAAGCTTATTGGAAGTTATTGGGAGTTCTACATTCTAATAGGTTAGAGTCATATACTTGAAAACATAAAGGGTTACACTTAAGGGTAAGGTTTAAGCATGCTATAAATGTTTTCCTTTTACAAATAAATGAGGTATGGCATAACTAAGGCATATAGATTACATGATGTGGAGCAGGAAAGGTCCTTACTGTGAGATGCATAAATTCATGCAAGTGAAATATACTTTCTTCTGGGCGTACAAGAACTTAGctttttatggaaaaaatgGGGCCTTCCGTTTTGATTACTTCCCAAGCCAAGGGTTTGTTCATATGCTGATGTGCACAAGCAACAGTTACTGATGCCAAGTTTGATGTGTACCATACTCATTTAACTCAAATTATctagaaaaggagaaaacaagatTGTGATAAATAATgagattgagagaaaaaaggaagtaAGTGGCTATTTTGTTTGCTGTAGCATCCTGTGGCCAATTCCCCATATGTGCATAGTGTGGTAAAGCCAAAAGGGGAGCTTTATTAGTTGGCATGGGATATCACACTTGGGATTATGTGATCTAACATGACTTTATGCATCACACTGTAAATCGAAAAGGAGAGCTTTATTAGTTGCAGGGGAGGTCATACTTGGGGTCTTGCTTATCTAAGAAGGCCTTAGTCCTGAAGTACAAAGCTTCACTTGGAGTGGTTTTGACACCAGGATAGCTTACTATGGAAAGGGACAATGTCTCTGCAACCACACACCCCATCCCgcccaaaggaaaaaaaggaagaaaaaatctAACATGGGATAGAATCAGAAATTTTCCTCATCAATTCTGAAACGAGCACAGAAGAAGGCAGGTGAGAAAATAGATAAATTTAATGTTTCTTCAACTCAACCACCAAGATATTGAGGTACTTAGGATTCTGAAACCAGTTctccaaaataaattttattcgAAATTAAGTTTATAAAAGATGATAATTTATGAGTCTCATGCATGAAGCTGCATGGCCACAGAATGCACATATATGCTGCAGTgtacataattatatatattctaaCAGAGGAAGGAGATAAAGGAGCTGTCAAGTCAATGTCttgttccaacttccaagctTCAGTTGAGCAActtattttgtgtgtgtatgtatgtgtgtgtgtgtgtgtgtgtgtgtgagagagagagagagagagagagagagagagaccataaATCTATCCACTTGGTTGGtcctttcatttatttcttcattGATCCTATTGAGAGACACCATAAATCTATCCACTTGGTAGGTTCTTCATCGATCCTATTGAAAACGAAATCTTTCTCTTATTTATGCTTAaaaaattcaatgatttagtagTAATAAAAAGTTATTAGCATCTCTATCCCCCTATCTAGGTAAAATTTGGGTTAAATATGATTCAATGGACTAAAAGAGGTGGAGGTCTATTAAGACTACAGTTAATATATGTGCTTAtgggactctctctctctctctctctttctctctctctctctacacacccACACACTCTATAACTGGATCCTAACAATCAATTACTATGATAACTCAAACAGCTTCCTCTATCTCTCGCTTCTGAGAGGATTGTTTCAGTTGTCCCAAGCATCAGTTTTCCTTATCTAGTTTCCCTATACATATCCTCAATAACAATAGATATAAACAAGTCATGGATGGGAAGGTAAAACTAAAAGTATATGTTACATTTTGGATCTACATTGACCATTTTGTCAAGTTTAAATCTGTTATTTATCCTTGAAAATTATGGTTCTTATAAAtgcacattctctctctctctctctctgtcatgCTCTTCATCTTTGACGGTTAATCAATGTGCATTcatgaaaagtttaaaatattttaggatAATGAATTAGTACTGTTAAATTTTGCATTATCTATCAATGATCAATCAGATTTTAGTCATGGATGTAACGTGTGCTTTGATCTACCTTCCTTCTTTCCATATAACTTATAAATTatggtttttagtttttatcaAGTTAAGGCTTTTGTGGTTATTATGAATTATTAAGAAGCACAGAATTCTGTTGGTAAAGCTTTGAGGGGGTTTGCTTCACCAAGAGTTTCAGATTATTCGCTTTATGCGGTTACTTATGTTTACCTTCATGCATTTGAAGCATCGATTGTGAACTTTCAGATTATTTGGTCATATTGGATGCTCTATTAGAAACTATACTTTCACATGTTTGAAGCTTCGGTTTGTGAACTATGTTGGCCAGACCTCCCCACATGGTTTGTGTAAATCTAGGCCACTTGTAAAATGAAAGTTGCTCAACGGTCTCATGCTTCAGGTTCTGTTTGAAACCACTCTGTTCTATGGTCTATTGCTGGACATCTTCACATGGTGGTGTCAATATTGTCATATCTAGATCTTGAAATGTATTTCCAATTTTCCAGTTTATTCATGTTAGTGCAGCATTGTCTTTTTTGTTCGGTTGTTCTTGTTGGTTGTCTTAAGCAACAGATAAATTTTGCAGATTAATGGCAAGGTTTGTGGAGTAACAAGAAACAATGACAATGAAACACTGTATTTACGCAACATATGCAAAACATGGACCACATCTGATGTAggttttctccttctctctgcaTCTTTTATCCTACTTTATGGCTCGAGACTATTTTATGCTGAGTTCTCTATATGTAGctaaagtttttcttttatgcagCTGCTTGAAAAACTTAAATCTTATGAAATTGAGAACCTTGTGGATGCTCACCTGATTGATGATCCTGATAATAAAGGGAAAAATAGAGGCTATGCATTTTTGGAATTCAGTACTCATATGGATGCAGTTTCTGCATGTACTAAACTACAGAAAAGAGGGATTTCTTTTGGAACAGATTCTCCTGCAGAAGTAGCTTTTGCAAAATCTGCTGTTCAGCCAGACGAGGAGGTTATGGCTCAGGTattgcttttattttattttaaactgCATGTCCTTTGGTATTACTTGCTCTTTAAGTGAGGCTATTTATATATGGAACTGTGGATTACAGAACATGCTATTTTCTTGCTGCTATGTTCTGTTCAGTCTCTCATCATCATATTTCTCTGAAGAAGTATACAGCTAGGGCATGATTTGATAAGTTGATGTTTCAGGTAAAATCTGTTTTCTTAGATGGATTGTCTGCTAACTGGGACGAGGAATATGTAAAGGAACAGCTTATGAAGTATGGTGAAATTGAAAAGGTTGAACTTGCTCGTGATATGCCTACTGCCAAGCGAAAagattttgcttttgtttgttttacaaCACGAGATGCGGCATTGGCTTGTATAGATGGGGTTAACAAGGATGGTATTTGTAATGATGGTGACAAGGTAGGGCATTTATTGATCAACTGCAATGCATTTAATCTGCCTCTTTTCGTCACATTTTTGGTTTCTTCCAGGTAATGGTGAAGGCCTCACTCCGGAAACCTTTGCAGAACCGAAAGCCATCTGCAAGAGGTGGATGGAAGGGAGTTAGCAGAGTTCAGGAGGGACAAAGAAGAAACTACGCACCAGTAAGGTCCTCTGGTTATGGTGGACGTGGCCACTATTACACGGGAGAAAGAGGATACAGGAAAGAATTTCCTCCCTCTTCTGGAAGGGCTGGCTCATGGCAAGGAAGAGATTTTGAGAGGAGGGCACCAAGTACGTTCCCTTTTCTtaacaaaagtttttttgctAGTTCAATCTACCAACTTGTGGATTGAATTATTTTTGCAGCATATCCATATGGTGGTGGCAGATCAAGACCTAGATATGTGGAAGAGAACAGACCTGAAAGGCACATGTCAGGTCGTCGGGAGGAATATCCTGCTCCATATCCTGGTTTTTCTTCTCAGAGGCAATACCCTGAAAATGCATATGGTCCTCACTATCAGCATTATGAGACCAGCATGCCAAGCGGACATGCATATCCACAACTTTCAGGATCTAAGCGACCTTACTCTGGTGTTGTAAGTTTGACAGAAAAAGATACTCTTTGCTGAAGTTTGTCTGCAATCTGCACGTCCTAATACTTTGGCTAAGGCCTTAAACTTGTCTTTTTTAGAGCGAAGAGGCATTATATGGAAGGCGTAATAGGGGGCGTGCAGATACAGGAGTGGAACCTGTTCAGCCTCAAGGGAGTATGTCACAGTCACAGTCACAGTCACAGTCACAGTCATACGGCTCATATCCCAGGTGCGCATT
This window of the Nymphaea colorata isolate Beijing-Zhang1983 chromosome 2, ASM883128v2, whole genome shotgun sequence genome carries:
- the LOC116247959 gene encoding uncharacterized protein LOC116247959 isoform X4 encodes the protein MPPKRKSATTPSPRVATRASTRSSARRQKTSPAVPPPEEESPKIVPLSPEAAENPSQQSATPPRQPPSSEQPDVAICEVTPQPKQSEDVSPLAQHVFVPGLEEAEPIEVVKPQPEAVGAAQEVVLETVVVETKMEIVVEGNEGGHELGSVNQDEEEVKEGTREAQQEGDGKMEVEQVQAQGENNEREETQGEVGNREEEAENDGIEDVEVEREGRDGEVDAQEKGADVEVEFQEEGGYKEAQQVRGEDEKKEAEEVEGGVGNTEAEEVHGEEGNEETEKVKAVDRNEEENEEAANKRGHGNGEVGFEEKAGGEEAVEMDGGQGEVDGGEEAGDAEAGEREGEREADEAPVPIEDRKKQKEYEVFIGGLDKDVVEDDLRKVFSDVGEVVEVRLVKKSQSQKNKGFAFVRFATVEQAKKATTELKSLKINGKVCGVTRNNDNETLYLRNICKTWTTSDLLEKLKSYEIENLVDAHLIDDPDNKGKNRGYAFLEFSTHMDAVSACTKLQKRGISFGTDSPAEVAFAKSAVQPDEEVMAQVKSVFLDGLSANWDEEYVKEQLMKYGEIEKVELARDMPTAKRKDFAFVCFTTRDAALACIDGVNKDGICNDGDKVMVKASLRKPLQNRKPSARGGWKGVSRVQEGQRRNYAPVRSSGYGGRGHYYTGERGYRKEFPPSSGRAGSWQGRDFERRAPTYPYGGGRSRPRYVEENRPERHMSGRREEYPAPYPGFSSQRQYPENAYGPHYQHYETSMPSGHAYPQLSGSKRPYSGVSEEALYGRRNRGRADTGVEPVQPQGSMSQSQSQSQSQSYGSYPSRIIPEDHHAYGNTTQSYGNQSNHYLSGSGNSRSYY
- the LOC116247959 gene encoding uncharacterized protein LOC116247959 isoform X2, translated to MPPKRKSATTPSPRVATRASTRSSARRQKTSPAVPPPEEESPKIVPLSPEAAENPSQQSATPPRQPPSSEQPDVAICEVTPQPKQSEDVSPLAQHVFVPGLEEAEPIEVVKPQPEAVGAAQEVVLETVVVETKMEIVVEGNEGGHELGSVNQDEEEVKEGTREAQQEGDGKMEVEQVQAQGENNEREETQGEVGNREEEAENDGIEDVEVEREGRDGEVDAQEKGADVEVEFQEEGGYKEAQQVRGEDEKKEAEEVEGGVGNTEAEEVHGEEGNEETEKVKAVDRNEEENEEAANKRGHGNGEVGFEEKAGGEEAVEMDGGQGEVDGGEEAGVAEAGGGTGGEEAVEGEGGHGEEEAGDAEAGEREGEREADEAPVPIEDRKKQKEYEVFIGGLDKDVVEDDLRKVFSDVGEVVEVRLVKKSQSQKNKGFAFVRFATVEQAKKATTELKSLKINGKVCGVTRNNDNETLYLRNICKTWTTSDLLEKLKSYEIENLVDAHLIDDPDNKGKNRGYAFLEFSTHMDAVSACTKLQKRGISFGTDSPAEVAFAKSAVQPDEEVMAQVKSVFLDGLSANWDEEYVKEQLMKYGEIEKVELARDMPTAKRKDFAFVCFTTRDAALACIDGVNKDGICNDGDKVMVKASLRKPLQNRKPSARGGWKGVSRVQEGQRRNYAPVRSSGYGGRGHYYTGERGYRKEFPPSSGRAGSWQGRDFERRAPTYPYGGGRSRPRYVEENRPERHMSGRREEYPAPYPGFSSQRQYPENAYGPHYQHYETSMPSGHAYPQLSGSKRPYSGVSEEALYGRRNRGRADTGVEPVQPQGSMSQSQSQSQSQSYGSYPRIIPEDHHAYGNTTQSYGNQSNHYLSGSGNSRSYY
- the LOC116247959 gene encoding uncharacterized protein LOC116247959 isoform X1 translates to MPPKRKSATTPSPRVATRASTRSSARRQKTSPAVPPPEEESPKIVPLSPEAAENPSQQSATPPRQPPSSEQPDVAICEVTPQPKQSEDVSPLAQHVFVPGLEEAEPIEVVKPQPEAVGAAQEVVLETVVVETKMEIVVEGNEGGHELGSVNQDEEEVKEGTREAQQEGDGKMEVEQVQAQGENNEREETQGEVGNREEEAENDGIEDVEVEREGRDGEVDAQEKGADVEVEFQEEGGYKEAQQVRGEDEKKEAEEVEGGVGNTEAEEVHGEEGNEETEKVKAVDRNEEENEEAANKRGHGNGEVGFEEKAGGEEAVEMDGGQGEVDGGEEAGVAEAGGGTGGEEAVEGEGGHGEEEAGDAEAGEREGEREADEAPVPIEDRKKQKEYEVFIGGLDKDVVEDDLRKVFSDVGEVVEVRLVKKSQSQKNKGFAFVRFATVEQAKKATTELKSLKINGKVCGVTRNNDNETLYLRNICKTWTTSDLLEKLKSYEIENLVDAHLIDDPDNKGKNRGYAFLEFSTHMDAVSACTKLQKRGISFGTDSPAEVAFAKSAVQPDEEVMAQVKSVFLDGLSANWDEEYVKEQLMKYGEIEKVELARDMPTAKRKDFAFVCFTTRDAALACIDGVNKDGICNDGDKVMVKASLRKPLQNRKPSARGGWKGVSRVQEGQRRNYAPVRSSGYGGRGHYYTGERGYRKEFPPSSGRAGSWQGRDFERRAPTYPYGGGRSRPRYVEENRPERHMSGRREEYPAPYPGFSSQRQYPENAYGPHYQHYETSMPSGHAYPQLSGSKRPYSGVSEEALYGRRNRGRADTGVEPVQPQGSMSQSQSQSQSQSYGSYPSRIIPEDHHAYGNTTQSYGNQSNHYLSGSGNSRSYY
- the LOC116247959 gene encoding uncharacterized protein LOC116247959 isoform X3, translated to MPPKRKSATTPSPRVATRASTRSSARRQKTSPAVPPPEEESPKIVPLSPEAAENPSQQSATPPRQPPSSEQPDVAICEVTPQPKQSEDVSPLAQHGLEEAEPIEVVKPQPEAVGAAQEVVLETVVVETKMEIVVEGNEGGHELGSVNQDEEEVKEGTREAQQEGDGKMEVEQVQAQGENNEREETQGEVGNREEEAENDGIEDVEVEREGRDGEVDAQEKGADVEVEFQEEGGYKEAQQVRGEDEKKEAEEVEGGVGNTEAEEVHGEEGNEETEKVKAVDRNEEENEEAANKRGHGNGEVGFEEKAGGEEAVEMDGGQGEVDGGEEAGVAEAGGGTGGEEAVEGEGGHGEEEAGDAEAGEREGEREADEAPVPIEDRKKQKEYEVFIGGLDKDVVEDDLRKVFSDVGEVVEVRLVKKSQSQKNKGFAFVRFATVEQAKKATTELKSLKINGKVCGVTRNNDNETLYLRNICKTWTTSDLLEKLKSYEIENLVDAHLIDDPDNKGKNRGYAFLEFSTHMDAVSACTKLQKRGISFGTDSPAEVAFAKSAVQPDEEVMAQVKSVFLDGLSANWDEEYVKEQLMKYGEIEKVELARDMPTAKRKDFAFVCFTTRDAALACIDGVNKDGICNDGDKVMVKASLRKPLQNRKPSARGGWKGVSRVQEGQRRNYAPVRSSGYGGRGHYYTGERGYRKEFPPSSGRAGSWQGRDFERRAPTYPYGGGRSRPRYVEENRPERHMSGRREEYPAPYPGFSSQRQYPENAYGPHYQHYETSMPSGHAYPQLSGSKRPYSGVSEEALYGRRNRGRADTGVEPVQPQGSMSQSQSQSQSQSYGSYPSRIIPEDHHAYGNTTQSYGNQSNHYLSGSGNSRSYY